The genomic interval GCCGGGCGTTTCCGTGCTAGCCAGGTGTTCGTTGGACATCACATCCCACCGCACCCGCAGGACTTAGACAGGCACATGCAGGAGCTGGTGCAGTGGCTGAACTCTGAGGAAGCGCTGCATCTACACCCGGTGGAGTTTGCCGCTTTAGCGCACTATAAACTGGTTTATGTGCATCCGTTTGTGGACGGGAACGGACGGACTTCCCGACTGCTCATGAATTTAATTCTAATGCAAGCCAGTTATCCACCAATCACCATTCGGAAAGAACAGAGGGCGGAGTATTATACCGCCCTGGATACAGCCAATGAGGGCGACGTTAGGCCCTTTATTCGATTCATTGCGAAATGCACCGAAATTACACTTGATACACTACTGATCGCCACAACTGAGCATGCAGTTGGGCTGCCCGGGTCTAGTAATCATGCCTGCCCTGACTGTAAACACACCATACCTGTGCGTGGCTGAAATGCATGTTGATGGAAAATAATTGCACATGCATGTAAATTGAAGTGCCATATGGTCCATATCAGCCTCTGAAATAAATCACTGTCCAACCTTATACTGCTAGCTTGGGACCTACAGTACATAGACAAATTGTGGATCCATATTAAGGTGttttgtgtgtgcgcgtgtttaGTGTCGTTAGAATCATTATAAATcctatgtttgttttttgaccttttaaAATGTCCATGTTTTACCCAGTTTTAAATTTGAAAAGGTTTCCTTTATATTGACTTAATAGTGAGTTAATGATAATGCAGCATACATGAGCTCTGCTGTCTGTATGGGAACAATATTCATAATCATACTTTTGGTATTTATCTgtataattagatttttttctatAGTCTCAATCCACATTTAAAAAGAACAGGTCTATGAAATACTGAAAAATGGCAGTTCCATTTAATTTTGCGTTAGTTTTGATTTTCAGGCACTACCAGCTAAAGTACATTTATTGCGAACTCTACAGTTTGTTGGACACATCTCTCTTTGCATAAGGCTAGCTGGCAGGCTACAGTAAAGAAATATGTTCAAAAATGATTTTCTGTCAAACTCTGTTTGAGTAATAGTTAAACTTTGCCATTACCAAGAGCATAAtcccaggtttttttttttactttcacaACTTTCTTTTAAGGTTTATTTTAAAAGGTCATTCCATTTGAAATGTAACTGAATTACATTTTCTTCTTTTGTGGTATGATTAATCAGTCATGTATAATGCCAAAAATATAATTGTCCACAGCTGTTCAAAATGTTATTTCAGAAGAGtgttgaaatgttttattttacagtgttaaggatttttttttttatcaacatcTTTTAGTTTTGGGTGTGCCACTATTTTCAAGCACTTTAGTTTGATCTATTTAAAGgtagttttaatttattttactacttctaaaaagctatttttatcatCTGTAATAAATTATTGTGCAACTTCTTATTTAGTGTATTTATGCCTTAATTGACTTTCTTTTCATATGCAGGTTAATAGTATCTGCTGTTGTGAAATGACCTGCTGATAAACAGAAAAATGGCAGTACTAAAGATCAAACCAGTCCACTTTTAAACAAagctcaaaatgtattttattgtttttatttaataatgtatttgATAGGGACAGATACCACCAACATAGATCATTTAAACTAAACAATCTCATGTCTGTATCACAGTGTATATAGCCAAAGGCTAATTTGCAACACTTTTCTCTAGAAGGGCCTTTATCAATCACaaacaataaatacaaaagagtATCTAAAAACCGATTCATACATTAATAAAACTCAAACAATAATACTCTATAACTTCCAAACACACAATACAATCACAATATTATAAGTGAGTACAATTCTGATTTATCTTTAGTCATGTCTTAAGTCtggaagaaaatattttaaagtcaGGAATAGTTTTTATAGCAGGTGGCAATAAATTCCAGCGCTTAGAGCTTCTAACAGAAAAAGCTGTCTGACCAAAACTAGTCCTGCAGTATGGAATTTTACAATCATGGTATGTATTGCTTATCTTTACTGCTGTTCAGTTTCTCCACAAATTTACTTAGCGGTTCAGGCGTTAAATGATTAATACAGTtatacaataatttaaaaaaactaaacaaatctATCAaaactcattaaattatatttcttAAGAATAGCAGTGATGATATCGAATCAGTTCTTTGTCCATGATTTTAATTGCACTATTATATTATGAACTTATACTTCTAATTACAGTAGGAGCAGCCTGTGCTCATGGCTGTTACGCAATATGAAATATGAGAAAATACCATAGTGTGCATGTACAACAGCGCTGCCTGGTTTGGAATGTAATTTCTAATTAATCTAAAACAATTATGTTTACTTTGTATTGTTCTTGAAATGTTCTTTATATGTTTATCAAATTTAATCAATGAGAACACAAATATCACACAAGTCATTTGGTTGACAACCACATACATTTAATTGCTTCATTAAACAATTTAGGCCTTaaaacaaaaaggaaaaataaaaccatatatGTACGTACATTTTGAGCAACACAGGATCTACAACAGgaacattattataaattattgtgagtgcCTAAGATGACACTGATGTGGTAAGTAAAATTGACCAATCTTTAATCAAATTGATAGTTAACCAAATCAAGAAAGTGCACATTTCTTCACATgtatcttgtttttttgtttttgtttttaatgttgaaCAAGACATTGCAAcagcacttttttttccctcaatCACTACTTTAGGCCACTGTGGTGATCAAACGTAAATATATAGAgctactttttttcttcttttttttatttatttttaacttcattcaaaatatacaaatgtttTACAAAACTATGGCCAACCACTGAGGGGTGTGAACAAGAATCAAACACATTCAAAAGAACAATGCAGGAGGGAACTGTCTAGTGTAGAACACTGcagttaaaaaatatatcagCTTAACGTTTAATAGTGGATGAAATACACAAGTCCATCATTGCCATCAAAACCAGTAAATAATACTAATATCCAGGACATTTTAGATGATATGTTCTGTGTATATACAATACAGTATATGATGGGTTCACAATCAGGTGAACTCATAGTGGAAGGTTCTAGCGATATACAGCTGCATAGATTCAACTTCAGGAAAGGTCCAAACAGGTAGTAAAACTATCACGCTCCTCAGCCAGTGCTTTGAATATGACCATGTTCGCATGTGAACTCAGGTTCTATACTGAATGTTGAACTGAATCTGGCTGTGGAGTGCAAGCTTTAACCTTCAGACCATTATGGAATAAACAAGGTAAGGCAGGTTTATAAGCTGTGTCAGCAGTTAAACATGATTCTAGGGCAGCGCTTGGAGGAAATACAAAAATGTGTGATAAAACTCTGCAAATAGAATCTATTAATTTCCAGGACAGGACAGTGCACAGCTTTTAATTCAAGCGCTGCAGTCTAATAAACACTTAAGTTGAACCTCTTAATGATAAATGTGTTGTTGGCAGGGTGCTGGGTTTTATTTGCTGAAGATATCATCTATTACCCCATTAAGTCTTCATTTAGAGCTTTTATGAAGACATTACAGAAGTATGCTGTAAATCTACAAAAGCAAAATGGTTGAATTTCAGATGATCGTGGTActgcaaataaattatttatacaaCATGCAGTTCAGATAATATGTCAAATAAAGGTagatctttatttttttgtttgcctTTAACAAGGCAGAGGTGCAGGACGCATCTACAGATCAGCTGCCCCAAAAGGGACCTATTGCGAAATGAAGCTGCGTTGAAACTTATGATACATGTATCTTCATATTAAATGTTCTTGCATATATACCTTTTAAAACAATGGTTCACGTCATGTTTTAACATCCTGTTAAAAAAATACTTGCTGACAAAATCTGAAATCTATCCCCAAAATCCCTTTCTTTATTACTAAGaattaaaagaaaacaaaacagctCACATCTCTGTGGATGAGGTGTTAAAATAGTTTAACTATATCTGGGGTTGTCTCATATTTACAGaaagtaggctaaattaaaacGCTGTTTCTCCACCGGACTTTGTAAGGACACAGCATGGCTTTCTGTCAGAAGGCAGGTATTCTTGTGTTATCTGCATACGATTTCACTTTTTGAGAAGCATCCTGGCAAAGTCCTCATTGGACAGTGACTTGGTTTGCGTGTCCAGGCTTGCAGTTCCAGGTCCTCCATGCACTCCATCTGTCACTGTGGCATGTGGTGCAGAAACGGTCCCATTCTCCGCTTTGGCATCTGGAGCACTCTGACGGTACAGAGAGCGTGGCAGCAGAGAGATCTGAGTGCGTCCTTTTCCCCTTCTGAAAATAAAGAGTCGTGTTTAAAGAGAAAGAACTGATGGTTAAGTAAATCAGGATTGTAAAAGCTAAATTGGTAAACTGTAGGACATTAACCACAGAGGCTTTGTCAGAAAAGGAAAGgaagtaaattaaaaaaaaaaggtttaaaaacaacaatttgtccccttttttatatatatatataagaatattattattaatattaaataactgaaacaaaaatattttaaatcatattttaaataataatattgtaataatatttgacTGTAACAGAATatttaaaggagtagttcagtttaaaattaaaattatcccatgatttactccctaAAGCACTTCAAATCCTAGGTGCATAACTGcattctttctgatgaacacaatcagagttatattaataaatatcctgatgtttctaagctttataatgacagtgaCAGGGCTCACATGTTTAAAGCttaaggccttctgaagtgaatcgattgttttttgttagaaaaatatccatatttaaacttCAGCCAGAACACCTTCCCTATTCAGCTTATGGAAAAAAAGTGTAACTGATGCGTTGTATGCTGTAGGACGTAGCACAAGGGTTTTGAACTGtgagaggcgttacacttttTTCGCAAGTTGAATGCAGAATGTGGTCTGGTGGAGGCTAGATATTTTAATTCATAAAGTTAAACATGGATATTTTACTAACAAAAACCCACTGATTTGCTTCAGAGGGCTTTTATTAGCTTCAAACTTGTGTGCCCGTCAAAGCATTataaaggcctttattaaccccccggagccgtcTGGAGTACgtttatgatgaatggatggatggatggatggacttttcTCTGCATCAATCTCTTGAGCCTTGTTCATtggcattataaagcttgaaagcATCAGGatatgtattaatataactTTAAGGGTTGAGggtgtcattttcattttaatgtgaAATACTACTTTAAGAAACTATTTATTTTAGGGAGAGCTTACAGCAACAGGTTTATAAGTGCTTCTCATTACAAAACTGGTAAAATGGTTGGCCAGTGTTCCCAAACGCATATTATCAGCATCCTAAACACAGCAGCTCAGTTTGCAGTAAATGCTGCTCCACAAAAACTCATCTCTGCAAGAGCTGTGAGAAAATGAAAATGCTACTTCACTCTGAAACACGCAGCgcacacatttatttaattaaattgcatccgTTGTAATTTGATAATCACACAAAGCCAtatcagaattttcattttaatgcaattaatTATTCAACTCTACAAGACAAGTTATATTTTTATAGATAAACAGGCAGCTGAAACTTTTTTCCTTACTCAGATtgaatattacaaaaataaacaacaacagaaaagttTTCCTCTGGAGACATGGGGCTTTGTGAATGTTAGTATTTATGTTGAGAAAacggtggtcttgactacaagcAGTAATCAAGTATCAAGTACTCACGCTCCCTGAGGTTGCCTTTGCATTGTCGCTCCCAGGATTCGACTAGGTGCCGCCTTATCTTCCATCTTCCTGCCTGGGGGGTTGCTAATAGCAACAGAGAGAGTGAAGTTCTCCAACATGGTGCCATCCATCTTTAGCACTGCCTGTGAGGCCTGTGCCTCATTCTCATATTCCACATACGCCAAACCCTACGGAGCACACATAAATTACTATGGAGAGAAAACAACCTATTCCCGTGGGTTTTGTACTTTTGGAGATGTAAAGTGTCTACAGGACTAGGAGTAATATATTCTGGCAACAACAGCTTCAAGATGACTACTTTCAGGTATACTGGAAGAGTCTTCCTATGTATTAATGTTGGTGACCGAGACCTACACACCTTGGGTTTGCCTGCACGGTTGGTGACCAGCCTGATGGCTTTGATTGTGCCGTGTTCTTTAAAGAGGCCCTCCAGTGTCTCTTTAGTGCAGGTGTACGGCAGGCCCGAGATAAAGATCTTGTGCTTCTCCAGTGATGTTTTATACTTAAAAACCTGCCAGGAAGACATTATTGTAATTCCAACCAGTGCTCACCAAAGGTAATACTAATTGTTCACTTCGACGTGTAAACACCAAACAACAGGTCAAAAATTCAGTAATATAGTCTAGATACCTTGAAATCCGGATTCTTATTCTTGTCCACGCAAGGAGACACATACATGGGCCGCCCTTCCACCTCCTGCCGGTCTAGTTTCAGTGCTTCAGGTACAGCTAGCCGGTCCTCAAACTGCACGTAGCAATAGCCTCTAAACACACCTTTTGGTGTATACACGAGCCGAACCTGTTGTACAGTCCCACAACCCTGAAACAATGTTCGCAGCTTGCCTTCAGGGTCTTCCAGATTAAAGGCCAAGTTACTGACAAACACACTATTTTCATCTTTGCGCTGCTCCTTTGACACATCCTGGGGATCTGCTTCAGGCGCTCTCTGTTGGTTCTTACGGAAACCAGGAGGCTCAGTTTTACGTGATAGTGGAGCTCGACGGCCAAACAGCCCGCTTTCTGTCTCCATGAGCTCCTCAGTGGCCGTGCTGCCAAAGTCCCCCTCCCCTCGGAGCCTCTTTGACGGCAGCTCTGCACACATTTAATACGTCAGTACAACCTAAAACAACCTAAACCACACTGTTAGCTTTAAAACGTGACATTTTGTTTatgaaaacagatttttttgtgtgctttttttaCACTTAACGGTACTATAAATCTTAAAAAGCTCTCCATCCATACCTGCATCATCTCCCCATTCCTCCTCGCACTCGTCTTCAGCTTTCCGTTTATCCCCCGTTCTGTTTGCTTTCTGGCTCTTCTTTTGGCCTTTTTTATCTGCCTTGGCTTTCCTCCTTTGCTCTGCTTTTTCCTCCTCTTGTCTGGCTAGGAGAGCCTCTTTTTCAGCCACCTGCAGAAACAGCATACAGATGGCTCAAAAACCACTTTCCACAAGGTAAGCTTCCCGCCAGATGCCTCAAACATGATACATATGTACATATATCTGTTCGCttaaatatttgtgttttttttaataggaaatatttttaatagGAAAAGGgcataaattaaatgtatgacAAATTTGGAGAAAATTCCAAAAAGGCTAGTTTTAGGACTGACTCTTGCTCTCTGCTCATTGACTCTGTTGAGTTTGGTCTCAGTTTTTTGGACTGCAACATCCCAGTCTTCCAGAGAGCCTGTGAGAGACAACACCCACATAAACACCCAATGCAGGACACCCACATAAACAGCAGTGTATATACGTGCATGAATTAAACTCACCCTCCACTCTTTCAAAGTTGAGCAGGACATCACACACATGCTCAGGGTAGTCTGATGTACACTGTACAGCTCTGTGGAGAGCCTTCCTGCAGTGAGCAGCATCTCCATATGACCTGATCAACAAGGATACATACAGAGTAAGAACAGTCTGTCTGCCTTCTGTCTGTGGCTTCAGGTTTTAGTACACATTATTCTGAAGACAACAAATGTTTGCCTTCATAAAATTACATTCAAATGTAATAACTTGCTCAATCTGTAAAATTGAATTGATTTATCTGCTGATGTAACCAAGGTCGCACAGCCAGGGAAAAAGGATATTAACCAATAATATTATTGCACACAACCAGCCCTTCCGATTCAGTCAAATCCTGATAGATAAACGTTATCTCCACATTATTCCTGAATACTCTGTTTCACTTAGAAATATAATACACAACTGAAGTCAAATGGGTTGTGAATGCAGCTTCATGATATCTGTAAAACACTCAAAGCCCCCGCCCTTTGTCGAACACAATTCTAAACTAGGatttaaactatttttaaaCTAGGAATATTCATATAGTAATTGATACatcattttaaatactttttagtCATCCTGTGACCCACCCAAGTTAGCTGAGACCCTGGGTGAAAACCACTGCTTTGACAGATTACATAAATAGTGTGGTGTCCAAAAGTCTAAGACTTTACACATTTTCCCCCCTCAAAATATGTTTGTATTTTGGTTGTCCCTCCTTTGCTTTAATCACAGCACAGCACACTGCATGAATTCCACAAGATTTTGTAAAATCTGCTGATCATGTAATCCAGCATGACTTGAGAATGTTTCAAAAACGACCTTATGCTTCAACAGAAGCAAAATCATGACATTTTGCACAAACTGATTAAAATGACTGACCTTTCCAGGTTGTAATATTCCAGCCACATGTTGGCATATTTTGCATTCCCTTTTGTCATTATGCTGTCCCACAATTCACGGGCCTTCTGCATATTCTTACAGTGCAAGGCCTGTTTGGAGCAAACACACATAAGCAGCACTGTAACAATTGCAGATAGATTGTAGTCAGCAGAATTACATTAGTTAATGGAGGATGTATTGATGCAACATTGTAGTTTTTCCTCACCTCTACCTTTGCCCATATCTGCATTATTGTGCAGGACAGATCTCCACTTTCACTGAACCCTGAGAAGTGAGACAGTAGTTAAAAATGCCTAAAAGTCTGCTCTCATACCCCATACAATCAAACAAGATACTTACTCTCTTCTACATCCTGTTTCAGGTAATCAAGGGAGCGTGCAAAAGCTGCCCGCAGCTCATCCAACTCCCTGCTCCACTCTGCAACGATCAACAAACccatcaataaaataaaatcaaaattcaCCAGATTCACTCATCTGATATCAGCTGTGACTGTGGACAAAAACTTgagaatgtaaaaataaatcagtaATATGGCAGAAAAGAAAAGTATATGCACTTGCCTTTGCTGAAATCAACACGTCTCCTCAAGTAGTCCAGATAAGATTGCCAGATTTCTACATAATCAGTTGCCTGGATGAATCCTGCATTTAGGGCCTTTTCAAACACATCTAAGGACATAATGCATGTAACTGTCAATTTTGTCATTCATGAATCAATTCAACATTACAGTGTTCCCACACTTTATGTCCAATGAATTCCCATTACTCTTGATTTCATTGAGATGgcacacaaacatatattattttatatttagagcTGAGCATAATCTGAAAAAGTTATATTCAGTAGGCAGGGGTACAGACTAAGATTTTTCGCTAGGAGCACAGTGGCccagaaattaaaattttaggGGCGCACACCATACATGAACTTGCTAATTTCTGTATTACTAATAAATACTCAAAGAATGATAAAATCTCGAGCCAATAGTGTTTCGAGTACGAGATGTGACGGAGCATGTGATTTGTTGAATTCCGTGAACAAATACGCCCTTTACTGACTGAGATACTTTTGAGTCTGAACAAGAGATCTATTTCATGagctaattaaattaaattgtacaTGTCGTTCGTGAAGTTAACATAATAAACCAGTTGTTGAACGATACTGATAGCGAACAGGTAGAGCTCGGCTTGTGTAGTCTGGCATATTTGCAGCAATAAATGTACACTTTcccattgtaatgaaaacaGTGTAATAACACAAGCTGATGGTTAAATGATTACTGTCAGGGCTGTCAAATTTACTGGTCGAACATGTGCAACTGGATGTAAAATTTGGTTGCACACCATAATTTTGATAGCAAAATGCTACCATTTGGTGGCAGTCTCGAGCCCTGCTAGGAACCGAAATTCAGAACCTCTAAGGGACAATTTTCCCATGTcggtaatttttttgtttttttttaatcctgtTAATTCTTTCCCATGTTTAGTTAGCAGAGCCAGACAGTAATggagtacatttacttgagtacagtaCTGAAGAACAATTTtgagggatctgtactttactcgaGTATAATTTTTGGGGAGTACTCATgactttactcaagtacatttgagAGCCAAATATTGTACtctttactccaatacatttctatCCATAAAAGTAAGTACTCGttacttctaaaaaaaaaaaacatttaaaaaaaaaaaaaaaaaaaaaggaaaacagcaATTTCTCGAAAACCCTCCATTAGTTGTttctaggggtgtccccgactaaggatttacacattcaaatcaattttctaatctctctatggtcgatcaaatgtcgaatcatctgtgtgtgtaaaccatagactgaaaaaaaaaaaaaaaaaaaacggtataaacgggttgggaaaggcaggacactagtcagtaggaggctaagactatttttattttactttacacacggcacacagacaccacttttaataaagtgatcaaaactacactacattcgtaaattaaccattctctcataacatttaaaagccgcgatcgaaacacagaacatcacacaaatatataaaagaacattttgataaataagcctaaaaaaatacctgcctagagaggaaaagaacactttgagtgcgtttatatgcacgttcttaagccgattgtgcctgaaGGGGgacgcacaccggactgaagctcaccgccgtgtctcaggtaacgTTATCTCACTttaggcagacgtgaacattatatacgcgcgagctcaaatttgaatcgacttctgacagaagagctgcacgatgagtgtatcttgtgtCTAAACCCCACGCCAAAATGAGTGTTCCGGTTTTATTAATGGTactaatttattaatattatttgaaatattacaaaaaaaaattaaaataaacactaGCAATTTCTCAATTAATAGTTTGTGCACTAATGTTAAATGCAATTACTCTTGCtatttgtgtttaggctgtaATGTGGCGTAGGTGCTATTTTTATATAGTTTAACATTCATCAGCcttaataaataaaaccatTCTCCAAGTTATTAACATAAACATTTTTCATAATTCCATGTAGGACGTTTCTGTACATAAATGTAAGCACTGTGGCAGTAGTAATACAATATTAAGGAAATGTACTCTTGTACTCAggtacttttaaaaacatgtacttcagtacttttacttaagtagacatctaaCTGCTGTATATTTACTTGTACTCGAGTAAAATTTAGCAAGGTtctctgtacttttactcagtTTTACCACTAAAGTAGCTTAGAAATTCAACCATTATAGCATACATGTCTACTTTTAAAGTAACTACAATGTACAGCTACACAATTAATAGAGATTGTGCAAAAGGCTCAAGTGATGTGGATCGGGCCAGAGCATGTACAGCGAGTGTTCGCTCAGACCACGCCCCTTTTCAAACATGTTGTAACATGTCCTGGCTTGCAGAGAACGTGTCAGTTTAGTTTCACTTTATAAGTTAAGCTTCAGGTTGTGTTCGTGTGCGTCAGTGACAACAAGTAAGTTATAATTATATCACATATATAGATAAGTTAATATAAGTAATTTATGGTTGAGTTTTACAGTCAGTGACAGCCTTTATCTCTGTTGTACTGTATGTGTAGCTTGTATGCTATTTTGTATTGTAGTTTTCATTTCAGGATATGTTTAGCACTGTTGATTTAAGTAGCTAGGGAGAGTTATTAGCCTCAATTGTGCTTATGATAGTAAATATCTATGTTTATTCCTTTCCTTTAGAACCATACTTACACTGTAAAGCACCAAAGAGAATAGTGCCTGTGCATCtgtacataaattatatatattaaacccTTCAATGAATATCCCTGCCTTCCGTGTCCTGACTAGACACCCCATATTGGTGACAAATTTCCATAACCAGTAGAGCCCCATTACAATTTatggtccttcgagccggatAGAGTCAATGATATGGCAACCAGAAAAGAAGGAATCAGCCTACCTGTTTCACCTGTGCGCCCCAAACGCTCAGTGCAACGCCCAAGATATCTGGATGATTTTTTAGTTGAATATACAGATCAGAATAGCTTAGCACAGATGCACAGGCACGAAGAGGA from Pseudorasbora parva isolate DD20220531a chromosome 3, ASM2467924v1, whole genome shotgun sequence carries:
- the sart3 gene encoding squamous cell carcinoma antigen recognized by T-cells 3 — translated: MAATGNEEQTLLPDIEEEAEGMEREMESEEDEEEGMGVEHSEEEDEEDTSEDERENEAEIQRLEEQLSINAFDYNCHVDLIKLLRQEGKLHRLRKARQKMSELFPLTEEIWLDWLKDEIRLTEDESDREKVYDLFERAVKDYVCPEIWLEYVQYSIGGMGAQGGIERVRSIFERALTAVGLHVTKGASIWEAYREFEIVILSTVQPPPGSVPSQEQQELLNAQLDRIHTLFRRQLAVPLMDMEGTYAEYSDWADNGVPETVTHQYRRALQQMEKCKPYEEALLVSETPKLAEYQSYIDFEMKEGDPARVQIIFERALAENCLVPDLWIKYTTYLDRQLKIKDLVLSVHERAVRNCPWTMGLWKSYLLALERHGTEHQTVTDVFEKALNAGFIQATDYVEIWQSYLDYLRRRVDFSKEWSRELDELRAAFARSLDYLKQDVEERFSESGDLSCTIMQIWAKVEALHCKNMQKARELWDSIMTKGNAKYANMWLEYYNLERSYGDAAHCRKALHRAVQCTSDYPEHVCDVLLNFERVEGSLEDWDVAVQKTETKLNRVNEQRARVAEKEALLARQEEEKAEQRRKAKADKKGQKKSQKANRTGDKRKAEDECEEEWGDDAELPSKRLRGEGDFGSTATEELMETESGLFGRRAPLSRKTEPPGFRKNQQRAPEADPQDVSKEQRKDENSVFVSNLAFNLEDPEGKLRTLFQGCGTVQQVRLVYTPKGVFRGYCYVQFEDRLAVPEALKLDRQEVEGRPMYVSPCVDKNKNPDFKVFKYKTSLEKHKIFISGLPYTCTKETLEGLFKEHGTIKAIRLVTNRAGKPKGLAYVEYENEAQASQAVLKMDGTMLENFTLSVAISNPPGRKMEDKAAPSRILGATMQRQPQGARGKGRTQISLLPRSLYRQSAPDAKAENGTVSAPHATVTDGVHGGPGTASLDTQTKSLSNEDFARMLLKK